The following are encoded together in the Citrus sinensis cultivar Valencia sweet orange chromosome 1, DVS_A1.0, whole genome shotgun sequence genome:
- the LOC102621208 gene encoding lysM domain receptor-like kinase 3 isoform X1, producing MCFLDSGNKVFHIVFVISISFLCVCNSFQVKAIPCNVSSSPQSCRASLYYNPKTTKTIEETASLFNVRSNLVNRTVDGFLVSINCSCLPDHDEYTWHMDYTVLNGDTWEKVSSKFGSFLVEKPDKSLIPSHVVTLDLVCGCSESNDLVTYKVEAGDTLFTICSRFKADVDMTGKLNGLDNPDLIHAGDVIFIPEQGLQNLTLVEIEDKDPVVSTVKKSSKSRIHTTVGILLAAFTITLFTVAFVFWRRYKMKGTQSTKIYSRTVKCLHCYLDSCPLHTKSEESVVSSFSSDKATMFSYNEVRDATSNFSTSLKIGQGSYGSVYLGKLRGKNAAIKQMKNTKSKEFSSELKILCKVHSNLIELIGYAAGGDSLFLVYEYAQNGALSDHLHWPSVKGKKPLAWTTRVQIALDAAKGLEYIHQYTKPYYVHRDVKTSNILLDSNFRAKIADFGLVKLLEHSPEIAAAASRIVGTFGYLAPEYVRDGCVTTKSDVYAFGVVLMELITGQQALSRDANPGNNQYTEHRSLVDYSVMMQMLAVFNDTKDFMAKLTECLDPNLTRYHKDSMLQMALLSKDCVDENWKRRPDMSNAAIRLSHILISSKEWEKMECCRNL from the exons GTGTTTCATATAGTTTTTGTTATATCAATATCATTTTTGTGTGTATGTAATAGTTTTCAAGTgaaagcaattccatgtaacGTATCTTCTTCCCCCCAGTCTTGTCGGGCCTCATTATATTACAACCCAAAGACCACGAAAACCATCGAAGAAACAGCCTCTTTGTTCAATGTGAGGTCTAATTTAGTTAATAGAACAGTCGATGGTTTCTTGGTTTCGATAAACTGCAGTTGCTTACCTGACCATGATGAGTATACTTGGCATATGGACTACACAGTCCTAAATGGGGATACATGGGAGAAGGTTTCTTCCAAATTTGGGTCATTTCTTGTGGAGAAACCAGATAAGTCATTGATTCCATCACATGTTGTGACATTAGATCTCGTATGTGGCTGTTCCGAGAGTAATGATCTTGTGACATACAAAGTTGAAGCAGGAGACACCCTTTTTACAATCTGTTCAAGGTTTAAGGCTGATGTAGACATGACTGGCAAGTTGAATGGACTCGACAATCCTGATCTTATCCATGCTGGAGATGTAATTTTCATCCCGGAGCAAG GCCTTCAAAATCTTACTTTGGttgaaattgaagataaag ATCCTGTTGTGAGCACTGTGAAAAAGAGTTCAAAATCAAGAATCCACACCACAGTTGGAATCCTTTTAGCTGCATTTACTATCACATTATTTACAGTTGCATTTGTGTTTTGGAGGCGGTATAAGATGAAGGGTACTCAATCAACAAAAATCTATTCAAGGACAGTGAAATGTTTGCATTGTTACCTCGACTCATGCCCTTTGCACACGA AATCTGAAGAAAGTGTGGTTTCCTCATTCAGTTCGGATAAAGCAACTATGTTTTCTTACAATGAAGTTCGCGATGCCACTTCCAATTTCAGTACATCTTTAAAGATTGGCCAAGGATCTTATGGATCTGTTTATCTTGGAAAACTAAGAGGAAAG AATGCGGCAATCAAGCAGATGAAAAACACCAAGTCAAAAGAGTTCTCATCGGAGCTGAAAATTCTTTGCAAAGTCCATTCAAACTTG ATTGAGCTTATTGGATATGCAGCTGGTGGAGACTCTCTGTTTCTTGTGTATGAATATGCCCAAAATGGTGCATTGAGTGATCATCTGCACTGGCCCAGCGTTAAAG GCAAAAAGCCTCTTGCTTGGACCACACGCGTTCAAATTGCCCTTGATGCAGCCAAAGGTCTAGAGTATATACACCAGTACACAAAACCGTACTATGTCCATCGAGATGTGAAGACAAGCAACATTCTCTTAGACTCTAATTTTCGTGCCAAG ATTGCTGATTTTGGACTGGTAAAATTACTTGAGCATTCTCCTGAAATTGCAGCTGCAGCATCTCGCATAGTAGGCACATTCGGTTACCTTGCCCCCGA GTATGTAAGAGACGGGTGTGTGACTACAAAGAGCGATGTGTATGCTTTTGGGGTTGTTCTTATGGAACTAATTACCGGGCAACAAGCACTTAGTAGAGATGCAAATCCTGGAAATAATCAATACACCGAGCATCGCTCTTTGGTTGATTAT TCTGTAATGATGCAGATGCTGGCAGTGTTCAATGATACGAAGGATTTCATGGCCAAGCTGACAGAATGCTTGGATCCGAACCTCACTCGTTACCACAAAGATTCAATGCTTCAG ATGGCACTTTTGTCCAAGGACTGTGTGGATGAGAATTGGAAAAGGAGGCCAGACATGTCAAATGCTGCGATTCGGCTTTCACATATCCTGATTTCATCCAAGGAGTGGGAGAAAATGGAGTGTTGTCGCAACTTGTAA
- the LOC102621208 gene encoding lysM domain receptor-like kinase 3 isoform X2, with the protein MCFLDSGNKVFHIVFVISISFLCVCNSFQVKAIPCNVSSSPQSCRASLYYNPKTTKTIEETASLFNVRSNLVNRTVDGFLVSINCSCLPDHDEYTWHMDYTVLNGDTWEKVSSKFGSFLVEKPDKSLIPSHVVTLDLVCGCSESNDLVTYKVEAGDTLFTICSRFKADVDMTGKLNGLDNPDLIHAGDVIFIPEQGLQNLTLVEIEDKDPVVSTVKKSSKSRIHTTVGILLAAFTITLFTVAFVFWRRYKMKGTQSTKIYSRTVKCLHCYLDSCPLHTKSEESVVSSFSSDKATMFSYNEVRDATSNFSTSLKIGQGSYGSVYLGKLRGKNAAIKQMKNTKSKEFSSELKILCKVHSNLIELIGYAAGGDSLFLVYEYAQNGALSDHLHWPSVKGKKPLAWTTRVQIALDAAKGLEYIHQYTKPYYVHRDVKTSNILLDSNFRAKIADFGLVKLLEHSPEIAAAASRIVGTFGYLAPEYVRDGCVTTKSDVYAFGVVLMELITGQQALSRDANPGNNQYTEHRSLVDYMLAVFNDTKDFMAKLTECLDPNLTRYHKDSMLQMALLSKDCVDENWKRRPDMSNAAIRLSHILISSKEWEKMECCRNL; encoded by the exons GTGTTTCATATAGTTTTTGTTATATCAATATCATTTTTGTGTGTATGTAATAGTTTTCAAGTgaaagcaattccatgtaacGTATCTTCTTCCCCCCAGTCTTGTCGGGCCTCATTATATTACAACCCAAAGACCACGAAAACCATCGAAGAAACAGCCTCTTTGTTCAATGTGAGGTCTAATTTAGTTAATAGAACAGTCGATGGTTTCTTGGTTTCGATAAACTGCAGTTGCTTACCTGACCATGATGAGTATACTTGGCATATGGACTACACAGTCCTAAATGGGGATACATGGGAGAAGGTTTCTTCCAAATTTGGGTCATTTCTTGTGGAGAAACCAGATAAGTCATTGATTCCATCACATGTTGTGACATTAGATCTCGTATGTGGCTGTTCCGAGAGTAATGATCTTGTGACATACAAAGTTGAAGCAGGAGACACCCTTTTTACAATCTGTTCAAGGTTTAAGGCTGATGTAGACATGACTGGCAAGTTGAATGGACTCGACAATCCTGATCTTATCCATGCTGGAGATGTAATTTTCATCCCGGAGCAAG GCCTTCAAAATCTTACTTTGGttgaaattgaagataaag ATCCTGTTGTGAGCACTGTGAAAAAGAGTTCAAAATCAAGAATCCACACCACAGTTGGAATCCTTTTAGCTGCATTTACTATCACATTATTTACAGTTGCATTTGTGTTTTGGAGGCGGTATAAGATGAAGGGTACTCAATCAACAAAAATCTATTCAAGGACAGTGAAATGTTTGCATTGTTACCTCGACTCATGCCCTTTGCACACGA AATCTGAAGAAAGTGTGGTTTCCTCATTCAGTTCGGATAAAGCAACTATGTTTTCTTACAATGAAGTTCGCGATGCCACTTCCAATTTCAGTACATCTTTAAAGATTGGCCAAGGATCTTATGGATCTGTTTATCTTGGAAAACTAAGAGGAAAG AATGCGGCAATCAAGCAGATGAAAAACACCAAGTCAAAAGAGTTCTCATCGGAGCTGAAAATTCTTTGCAAAGTCCATTCAAACTTG ATTGAGCTTATTGGATATGCAGCTGGTGGAGACTCTCTGTTTCTTGTGTATGAATATGCCCAAAATGGTGCATTGAGTGATCATCTGCACTGGCCCAGCGTTAAAG GCAAAAAGCCTCTTGCTTGGACCACACGCGTTCAAATTGCCCTTGATGCAGCCAAAGGTCTAGAGTATATACACCAGTACACAAAACCGTACTATGTCCATCGAGATGTGAAGACAAGCAACATTCTCTTAGACTCTAATTTTCGTGCCAAG ATTGCTGATTTTGGACTGGTAAAATTACTTGAGCATTCTCCTGAAATTGCAGCTGCAGCATCTCGCATAGTAGGCACATTCGGTTACCTTGCCCCCGA GTATGTAAGAGACGGGTGTGTGACTACAAAGAGCGATGTGTATGCTTTTGGGGTTGTTCTTATGGAACTAATTACCGGGCAACAAGCACTTAGTAGAGATGCAAATCCTGGAAATAATCAATACACCGAGCATCGCTCTTTGGTTGATTAT ATGCTGGCAGTGTTCAATGATACGAAGGATTTCATGGCCAAGCTGACAGAATGCTTGGATCCGAACCTCACTCGTTACCACAAAGATTCAATGCTTCAG ATGGCACTTTTGTCCAAGGACTGTGTGGATGAGAATTGGAAAAGGAGGCCAGACATGTCAAATGCTGCGATTCGGCTTTCACATATCCTGATTTCATCCAAGGAGTGGGAGAAAATGGAGTGTTGTCGCAACTTGTAA